From a region of the Actinomadura luzonensis genome:
- the cysC gene encoding adenylyl-sulfate kinase, translating into MEWTPEPHELADLELLLSGAFDPLTGFLGHDDLHAVHERGTLADGTPWPAPVTLHLPAEVSPGDEVTLLDPEGLPLAALTVTAQEADGLVSGPVKGLGAPEHGPFARLRRTPAQVKEELGGRAALAVTLRGPLDDLSEITALAKELDAVILLLPLAYGEGGPAVVRAALRAQERLPAGTFVVPVPLAPREEPEIDLELREHVAAAYGATEHFPGPEPVTIPGPPHRRGLVVFFTGLSGSGKSTIARGLRDALLELGSRSLTYLDGDVVRHLLSKGLTFSKADRDLNIRRIGFVAAEVARHGGLAVCAPIAPYAATRAEVRAMVEAVGADFLLVHVATPLEECERRDRKGLYAKARAGLIPEFTGVSDPYEEPDDADLVIDTTHISIEAAVSRVLETLRSGGWIR; encoded by the coding sequence GTGGAGTGGACCCCCGAGCCGCACGAGCTGGCCGATCTCGAGCTGCTGCTCTCCGGCGCGTTCGACCCGCTGACGGGGTTCCTCGGCCACGACGACCTGCACGCGGTGCACGAGCGCGGCACGCTCGCCGACGGCACGCCGTGGCCCGCGCCGGTCACCCTCCACCTGCCCGCCGAGGTCTCCCCCGGCGACGAGGTGACCCTGCTCGACCCCGAGGGCCTGCCGCTCGCGGCGCTCACGGTGACCGCCCAGGAGGCCGACGGGCTGGTCTCGGGGCCGGTCAAGGGGCTCGGCGCGCCGGAGCACGGGCCCTTCGCCCGCCTGCGGCGCACCCCGGCCCAGGTCAAGGAGGAGCTCGGCGGGCGCGCGGCGCTCGCCGTCACCCTGCGGGGGCCGCTCGACGACCTGTCCGAGATCACCGCGCTGGCCAAGGAGCTGGACGCGGTGATCCTGCTGCTGCCCCTGGCGTACGGCGAGGGCGGCCCCGCCGTGGTCCGCGCCGCGCTGCGAGCCCAGGAGCGGCTGCCCGCCGGCACGTTCGTGGTCCCGGTGCCGCTCGCCCCGCGCGAGGAGCCCGAGATCGACCTGGAGCTGCGCGAGCACGTCGCGGCCGCCTACGGCGCGACCGAGCACTTCCCCGGCCCCGAGCCGGTGACGATCCCCGGGCCGCCGCACCGGCGCGGCCTCGTGGTGTTCTTCACCGGCCTGTCCGGCTCGGGCAAGTCGACCATCGCCCGCGGCCTGCGCGACGCGCTGCTGGAGCTGGGCAGCCGCTCGCTCACCTACCTCGACGGCGACGTGGTGCGCCACCTGCTGTCGAAGGGCCTGACCTTCTCCAAGGCCGACCGCGACCTCAACATCCGGCGCATCGGCTTCGTGGCCGCCGAGGTCGCCAGGCACGGCGGCCTGGCCGTCTGCGCCCCCATCGCCCCCTACGCCGCCACCCGCGCCGAGGTGCGGGCGATGGTCGAGGCGGTCGGCGCCGACTTCCTGCTGGTGCACGTGGCCACGCCGCTGGAGGAGTGCGAGCGGCGCGACCGCAAGGGCCTGTACGCCAAGGCCCGCGCCGGGCTCATCCCCGAGTTCACCGGCGTCTCCGACCCCTACGAGGAGCCGGACGACGCCGACCTGGTCATCGACACGACGCACATCTCGATCGAGGCGGCCGTCTCCAGGGTGCTGGAGACGCTGCGGTCTGGAGGCTGGATCCGTTGA
- a CDS encoding MazG family protein encodes MPLVVVTTSPRVAPGLLSHQAWQALRSGPVLTGAAAHPQLPYLAEAGIAAEVVEPDPAGLAARAVTETVVWLAGDDEEEFMRAVGHAAVAMADPPLIEVVPGSYDLPGARVLDLVAVMDRLRAECPWDRKQTHESLVPYLLEEAYEVLETIEQGDYAALREELGDLLLQVVFHARVAEGFDMDDVAAGIVDKLVRRHPHVFGSVRAESADEVNDNWEAIKAAERAAKGRESALDGVPMGQPALSLAAQLVRRAERAGAPEALAAGVGQGVARELFDLVRRAAEAGLDAEAELRAAARAYRDRVRAWESR; translated from the coding sequence GTGCCGCTCGTCGTCGTCACCACCTCGCCCAGGGTCGCCCCCGGGCTGCTGAGCCACCAGGCCTGGCAGGCGCTGCGCTCCGGTCCCGTGCTGACCGGGGCGGCGGCGCACCCGCAGCTTCCCTACCTGGCCGAGGCCGGGATCGCGGCCGAGGTCGTCGAACCCGACCCGGCGGGGCTCGCCGCGCGGGCGGTCACCGAGACCGTGGTGTGGCTGGCCGGCGACGACGAGGAGGAGTTCATGCGGGCGGTCGGGCACGCCGCCGTGGCGATGGCCGACCCGCCGCTGATCGAGGTCGTGCCGGGCTCGTACGACCTGCCCGGCGCGCGGGTGCTCGACCTGGTCGCGGTCATGGACCGGCTGCGCGCCGAGTGCCCTTGGGACCGCAAGCAGACGCACGAGTCGCTGGTGCCGTACCTGCTCGAAGAGGCGTACGAGGTGCTGGAGACCATCGAGCAGGGCGACTACGCGGCGCTCCGCGAGGAGCTGGGCGACCTGCTGCTCCAGGTGGTCTTCCACGCCCGGGTGGCCGAGGGCTTCGACATGGACGACGTGGCGGCCGGCATCGTGGACAAGCTGGTGCGCAGGCACCCGCACGTGTTCGGCTCGGTGCGGGCCGAGAGCGCCGACGAGGTCAACGACAACTGGGAGGCCATCAAGGCGGCCGAGCGGGCCGCCAAGGGGCGCGAGTCGGCGCTCGACGGCGTCCCCATGGGGCAGCCGGCGTTGTCGCTGGCCGCCCAGCTCGTCCGCCGCGCCGAGCGGGCCGGCGCGCCCGAGGCGCTGGCGGCCGGGGTCGGGCAGGGCGTGGCGCGGGAGCTGTTCGACCTGGTGCGCAGGGCCGCGGAGGCGGGGCTCGACGCCGAGGCGGAGCTGCGGGCGGCGGCCCGGGCCTACCGCGACCGGGTGCGGGCGTGGGAGAGCCGCTGA
- a CDS encoding class I SAM-dependent methyltransferase, whose amino-acid sequence MSEVRSVAQRGDLFDQRVRELWSGQFGRRLDVLVAGCAHDEPLALERIETRSVGVDEDHPAVRAVLEERADLVSWSLGDLRGVPLAPRAYDLIQLSFLLERVRHAELVLDRLLQSLRPGGLVLLRMRDRRSAYGLLDRVTPSWVRRALWRAVVRKGTPGPLPAVYEPLASADGMHAFCLSRGLMIIDEERRASGPARAGWLGRAAIAVMSRLTSGRYPASHDEVTMVIRKPQHHFARVL is encoded by the coding sequence ATGTCTGAGGTGCGCTCGGTCGCCCAGCGAGGCGATCTCTTCGATCAGCGGGTCCGCGAGCTCTGGAGCGGCCAGTTCGGCAGACGGCTCGACGTGCTGGTCGCCGGCTGCGCCCACGACGAGCCACTGGCGCTGGAGCGGATCGAGACCAGGTCCGTCGGCGTCGACGAGGACCACCCGGCCGTCCGCGCGGTGCTGGAGGAGCGGGCCGACCTCGTGTCCTGGTCGCTCGGCGACCTGCGCGGCGTGCCGCTGGCACCCAGGGCCTACGACCTGATCCAGCTGTCGTTCCTGCTGGAGCGCGTCAGGCACGCCGAGCTCGTCCTCGACCGGCTGCTGCAGTCGCTGCGGCCGGGCGGGCTGGTGCTGCTGCGCATGCGCGACCGCAGGTCGGCGTACGGGCTGCTGGACCGCGTCACGCCGTCGTGGGTGCGCCGGGCGCTGTGGCGCGCGGTCGTCAGGAAGGGCACGCCGGGGCCGCTGCCCGCCGTGTACGAGCCGCTGGCCTCCGCCGACGGCATGCACGCGTTCTGCCTGAGCCGCGGCCTGATGATCATCGACGAGGAGCGGCGGGCGAGCGGCCCGGCCCGCGCGGGCTGGCTGGGGCGCGCGGCGATCGCCGTGATGTCCCGGCTGACCAGCGGGCGCTACCCCGCCTCGCACGACGAGGTCACCATGGTCATCAGGAAGCCGCAGCATCACTTCGCCAGAGTGCTCTAG
- a CDS encoding signal peptidase I, giving the protein MSDQIYVGNAGVDAAGDRGWLLGHFKPPGDPRHSEEVEIKWGVHPPGEERAHWVRGEARTALLVLISGRFRVELPGRSVLLAEPGDYVVWGKGVDHSWRAEEPSTVLTVRWPSVPGYRVG; this is encoded by the coding sequence GTGAGCGACCAAATCTACGTGGGGAACGCCGGCGTCGACGCCGCGGGCGACCGCGGGTGGCTGCTCGGCCACTTCAAACCGCCCGGCGACCCCCGGCACAGCGAAGAGGTCGAGATCAAGTGGGGCGTCCACCCGCCCGGCGAGGAACGGGCGCACTGGGTGCGCGGCGAGGCCCGCACCGCCCTGCTCGTGCTGATCAGCGGGCGGTTCCGGGTCGAGCTGCCCGGTCGCAGCGTGCTGCTGGCCGAGCCGGGCGACTACGTGGTGTGGGGCAAGGGCGTCGACCACTCCTGGCGGGCCGAGGAGCCGTCCACCGTGCTGACCGTGCGCTGGCCCTCCGTACCTGGTTACCGCGTCGGCTGA
- a CDS encoding sulfite exporter TauE/SafE family protein, protein MIDFALIGGSFVVAVVVGLTGMGGGALMTPMMMLFFNVPPLAAVSSDLVASAVMKPVGSVVHLRRGTVNLRLVGWLCAGSVPAAFCGVFLARAFAVTDAVKYALGVALLLAVAGMAAKTLLGGRGGSASAHDIVVRPIPTLLVGTVGGLVVGVSSVGSGSLIIVALLALYPALKANQLVGTDLVQAVPLVAAAALGHLLFGDFQMDLTVSLLIGSIPGVYLGARISSRAPGGLIRALLAIVLLASALKLLDASNTVTVAALAAATAVVVAGWRWRARTARGAARASSESTDPVRAG, encoded by the coding sequence TTGATCGACTTCGCCCTCATCGGCGGGTCCTTCGTCGTCGCCGTCGTGGTCGGGCTCACCGGCATGGGCGGCGGCGCGCTGATGACGCCCATGATGATGTTGTTCTTCAACGTCCCGCCGCTCGCCGCGGTCTCCAGCGACCTGGTGGCCTCCGCGGTGATGAAGCCGGTGGGCAGCGTGGTGCACCTGCGCCGGGGCACGGTCAACCTGCGACTGGTGGGCTGGCTGTGCGCGGGGTCGGTGCCGGCCGCGTTCTGCGGGGTGTTCCTCGCACGGGCCTTCGCCGTCACCGACGCGGTCAAGTACGCCCTGGGCGTGGCGCTGCTGCTGGCCGTGGCCGGCATGGCGGCCAAGACGCTGCTCGGCGGGCGGGGCGGATCGGCGAGCGCGCACGACATCGTCGTGCGCCCAATTCCGACCCTACTGGTCGGTACGGTAGGCGGTCTGGTCGTCGGGGTCTCCTCGGTCGGCTCGGGATCGCTCATCATCGTGGCCCTGCTCGCCCTCTACCCGGCGCTCAAGGCCAACCAGCTCGTCGGCACCGACCTGGTGCAGGCCGTGCCGCTGGTCGCCGCCGCGGCGCTCGGCCACCTCCTGTTCGGCGACTTCCAGATGGACCTGACGGTCTCGCTGCTCATCGGCTCGATCCCGGGCGTCTACCTCGGCGCCCGGATCTCCTCCCGCGCCCCGGGCGGCCTGATCCGCGCCCTGCTGGCCATCGTCCTGCTGGCCTCGGCGCTGAAGCTCCTGGACGCGAGCAACACCGTCACCGTGGCCGCCCTCGCCGCCGCCACCGCGGTCGTGGTGGCCGGGTGGCGCTGGCGCGCGCGGACCGCTAGGGGCGCGGCACGGGCGTCGAGCGAAAGTACGGATCCCGTGCGAGCCGGGTGA
- a CDS encoding glycoside hydrolase family 26 protein, with translation MQLRGITRKTAAALAALVTLSACSGTAGSATSGTSGTSGTSGAATGAATGSATGSVTGPAADPGANATTGPATAMGPSAGGPARQVAGAPSCTATARLIPSCGAWWGLAPEVFTGAQVERALRGAEARMGAAADVLHVYHRGSELFPTKAEVRLARDPARPRLLMVNWKPSLDRTWAEIARGRLDARIDRLAGYLRRTFPERFFLTLHHEPENDVDNAPGSGMRAADYAAMYRHVVLRLREKGVRNAVMVMTWMGAPNWAAKSWFEQLYPGDDVVDWVAMDPYADDRVKDFDGLVNKTREEKEFAQWPGFYRWMQLRFPGKPVMVAEWGVFERPKDPGFKRRFFESVARQIKRYPQIKALFYFDSPQAPRGDTSFDSDPGAGRAFTRLARDPYFRSTPVPRP, from the coding sequence TTGCAGCTACGGGGAATTACTCGCAAAACGGCCGCGGCGCTCGCCGCGCTCGTCACGCTGAGCGCCTGTTCCGGCACGGCGGGCTCGGCGACGAGCGGGACGAGCGGAACGAGCGGGACGAGCGGCGCGGCGACCGGCGCGGCGACGGGATCGGCGACGGGATCGGTGACGGGGCCGGCGGCGGACCCGGGGGCGAACGCCACGACCGGCCCGGCCACGGCCATGGGCCCGTCGGCCGGCGGGCCGGCCAGGCAGGTGGCGGGGGCACCGTCCTGCACGGCCACCGCCCGGCTCATCCCGTCCTGCGGCGCCTGGTGGGGACTGGCGCCGGAGGTCTTCACCGGGGCGCAGGTCGAGCGCGCCCTGCGCGGGGCGGAGGCCCGCATGGGCGCGGCGGCCGACGTGCTGCACGTCTACCACCGGGGCAGCGAGCTGTTCCCGACCAAGGCCGAGGTCCGGCTGGCCCGCGACCCGGCGCGGCCCCGGCTGCTCATGGTCAACTGGAAGCCGTCGCTCGACCGCACCTGGGCCGAGATCGCCCGCGGGAGGCTCGACGCCAGGATCGACCGGCTGGCCGGCTATCTCCGGCGCACCTTCCCCGAGCGGTTCTTCCTCACGCTGCACCACGAGCCGGAGAACGACGTGGACAACGCGCCCGGCTCGGGCATGCGGGCCGCCGACTACGCGGCGATGTACCGGCACGTGGTGCTGCGGCTGCGGGAGAAGGGCGTCAGGAACGCGGTCATGGTGATGACCTGGATGGGGGCGCCCAACTGGGCCGCGAAGTCGTGGTTCGAGCAGCTCTACCCGGGCGACGACGTGGTCGACTGGGTCGCCATGGACCCCTACGCCGACGACCGCGTCAAGGACTTCGACGGGCTGGTGAACAAGACCCGCGAGGAGAAGGAGTTCGCCCAGTGGCCGGGCTTCTACCGGTGGATGCAGCTCCGCTTCCCCGGCAAGCCGGTGATGGTGGCGGAGTGGGGGGTGTTCGAGCGGCCGAAGGACCCGGGGTTCAAGCGCCGCTTCTTCGAGTCGGTGGCGCGGCAGATCAAGCGCTACCCGCAGATCAAGGCGCTGTTCTACTTCGACTCGCCGCAGGCGCCGCGCGGCGACACCAGCTTCGACTCCGACCCGGGGGCGGGGCGGGCTTTCACCCGGCTCGCACGGGATCCGTACTTTCGCTCGACGCCCGTGCCGCGCCCCTAG
- the mfd gene encoding transcription-repair coupling factor translates to MSLSGLLDLVRADPKLTAALEEGGDVSLIAPSALRPFGVAALATHDQRTVLAVTATGREAEDLAAALTSLLEPASVAVFPAWETLPHERLSPRSDTVGQRLAVLRRLAHPVKGDSAAGPLSVIVTPVRALLQPVVKGLGDLEPIRLRAGDDADLDEVVAKLVGNGYHRVDMVERRGEVAVRGGLLDVFPPTEEHPLRLEFWGDTVEEIRWFKVADQRSLEAAEGGLFAPPCRELLLTDEVRRRAAELAEEYPALAEVLDQLAEGTPVEGMEAFAPALAGEMDLLLDHLPVRSAVFVCDPERIRGRAEELVRTSQEFLEASWINAAAGGEAPIDLGAAAFRTLEDVRGHADALGQPWWTMAPFGNGAELDAQDSEAYRGDTAKALADIKGWLAEEKAVVLLSEGHGPAERMVEVLKSVDVPARLQPFLDKAPERKVVHVSTGLIEHGFVTPTLAVLTHLDLVGQKASTKDMRRLPSRRRNMVDPLQLKTGDHVVHEQHGVGRYVEMVQRTVQGATREYLVIEYAKGDRLYVPTDQLDEVTRYVGGEAPTLNRMGGADWAKAKSRAKKAVKEIAGELIRLYSARMASPGHAFGADTPWQREMEDAFPYAETGDQLAAIDEVKRDMERGVPMDRLICGDVGYGKTEIAVRAAFKAVQDGKQVAVLVPTTLLVQQHMSTFAERFSSFPVTVKPISRFQTDGEVKATLDGLRTGAVDVVIGTHRLLSPEVRFKDLGLIIIDEEQRFGVEHKEAMKHLRTQVDVLAMSATPIPRTLEMGLTGIREMSTILTPPEERHPILTFVGPYEEKQIAAAIRRELMRDGQVFFVHNRVASINRVAARLRELVPEARIAVAHGQMNEHQLEKIMVGFWEREYDVLVSTTIVESGLDVPNANTLIVDRADNYGLSQLHQLRGRVGRGRERGYAYFLYPPEKPLTETAHERLATISQHTEMGAGMYVAMKDLEIRGAGNVLGAEQSGFIAGVGFDLYVRLMSEAVQEQKAKLDGGEEREETPDVKVELPINAHIPHDYVTSERLRLEAYKRMAAIAEESDITEVREELTDRYGKPPVEVDNLLEVARFRIKARKAGLTDVTLQGQNIKFGPARLRESQQVRLDRLYKKAVYKHAAETLLVPIPKTKPLGGQPLRDLDLLKWCGDLVEALFLEPARVS, encoded by the coding sequence ATGAGTCTTTCCGGACTGCTTGACCTTGTTCGCGCCGACCCGAAACTGACCGCCGCACTCGAAGAGGGCGGCGACGTGTCGCTGATCGCGCCGTCCGCGCTGCGGCCGTTCGGCGTGGCCGCGCTGGCCACGCACGACCAGCGCACCGTGCTCGCGGTCACCGCGACGGGCCGCGAGGCCGAAGACCTCGCCGCGGCGCTGACCAGTCTCCTGGAGCCCGCCTCCGTCGCGGTCTTCCCGGCCTGGGAGACGTTGCCGCACGAGCGCCTGTCGCCGCGCAGCGACACCGTGGGGCAGCGGCTGGCCGTGCTGCGCCGGCTGGCGCACCCGGTGAAGGGCGACTCCGCGGCCGGGCCGCTCAGCGTGATCGTGACCCCGGTCCGCGCGTTGCTGCAGCCCGTCGTCAAGGGGCTCGGCGACCTGGAGCCGATCCGGCTGCGCGCCGGCGACGACGCCGACCTCGACGAGGTCGTCGCCAAGCTGGTCGGCAACGGCTACCACCGGGTCGACATGGTGGAGCGGCGCGGCGAGGTGGCCGTGCGCGGCGGCCTGCTCGACGTCTTCCCGCCCACCGAAGAGCACCCGCTGCGGCTGGAGTTCTGGGGCGACACGGTCGAGGAGATCCGCTGGTTCAAGGTCGCCGACCAGCGCTCGCTGGAGGCGGCCGAGGGCGGGCTGTTCGCGCCGCCCTGCCGCGAGCTGCTGCTGACCGACGAGGTGCGGCGGCGGGCGGCCGAGCTGGCCGAGGAGTACCCGGCGCTCGCCGAGGTGCTCGACCAGCTCGCCGAGGGCACCCCGGTGGAGGGCATGGAGGCGTTCGCGCCCGCCCTGGCCGGCGAGATGGACCTGCTGCTGGACCACCTGCCGGTCCGCTCGGCGGTGTTCGTGTGCGACCCCGAGCGCATCAGGGGCCGCGCCGAGGAGCTGGTGCGCACCTCGCAGGAGTTCCTGGAGGCGTCCTGGATCAACGCCGCGGCCGGCGGCGAGGCGCCCATCGACCTCGGGGCGGCGGCCTTCCGCACGCTGGAGGACGTCCGCGGCCACGCCGACGCCCTCGGCCAGCCGTGGTGGACGATGGCGCCCTTCGGCAACGGCGCCGAGCTGGACGCCCAGGACAGCGAGGCCTACCGCGGCGACACCGCCAAGGCGCTGGCCGACATCAAGGGCTGGCTGGCCGAGGAGAAGGCCGTCGTGCTGCTCAGCGAGGGCCACGGCCCGGCCGAGCGCATGGTCGAGGTGCTGAAGAGCGTCGACGTGCCGGCCCGGCTGCAGCCGTTCCTGGACAAGGCGCCCGAGCGCAAGGTCGTGCACGTCAGCACCGGCCTGATCGAGCACGGCTTCGTCACCCCCACGCTGGCCGTGCTCACCCACCTCGACCTGGTCGGCCAGAAGGCCTCCACCAAGGACATGCGCCGGCTGCCCTCGCGCCGCCGCAACATGGTCGACCCGCTCCAGCTCAAGACCGGCGACCACGTCGTGCACGAGCAGCACGGCGTCGGCCGCTACGTCGAGATGGTGCAGCGCACGGTGCAGGGCGCCACCCGCGAGTACCTCGTCATCGAGTACGCCAAGGGCGACCGCCTCTACGTGCCCACCGACCAGCTCGACGAGGTCACCCGCTACGTCGGCGGCGAGGCGCCCACGCTCAACCGCATGGGCGGCGCCGACTGGGCCAAGGCCAAGTCCCGCGCCAAGAAGGCGGTCAAGGAGATCGCCGGCGAGCTGATCAGGCTCTACTCCGCCCGCATGGCCTCGCCCGGCCACGCCTTCGGCGCCGACACGCCGTGGCAGCGGGAGATGGAGGACGCCTTCCCCTACGCCGAGACCGGCGACCAGCTCGCGGCCATCGACGAGGTCAAGCGCGACATGGAGCGCGGCGTCCCGATGGACCGGCTGATCTGCGGCGACGTCGGCTACGGCAAGACCGAGATCGCGGTGCGGGCGGCGTTCAAGGCGGTGCAGGACGGCAAGCAGGTGGCGGTGCTCGTGCCGACCACGCTGCTGGTGCAGCAGCACATGTCCACCTTCGCCGAGCGGTTCTCCAGCTTCCCCGTCACGGTCAAGCCGATCTCCCGCTTCCAGACCGACGGCGAGGTCAAGGCCACCCTCGACGGCCTGCGCACCGGCGCGGTGGACGTCGTCATCGGCACCCACCGGCTGCTCAGCCCCGAGGTGCGCTTCAAGGACCTCGGCCTGATCATCATCGACGAGGAGCAGCGCTTCGGCGTCGAGCACAAGGAGGCCATGAAGCACCTGCGCACGCAGGTGGACGTGCTGGCCATGTCGGCCACGCCGATCCCGCGCACGCTGGAGATGGGTCTGACCGGCATCCGCGAGATGTCGACCATCCTCACCCCGCCGGAGGAGCGGCACCCGATCCTCACCTTCGTGGGGCCGTACGAGGAGAAGCAGATCGCGGCGGCGATCCGGCGCGAGCTGATGCGCGACGGCCAGGTCTTCTTCGTCCACAACCGGGTGGCCTCCATCAACCGGGTCGCGGCGCGGCTGCGCGAGCTGGTGCCGGAGGCGCGCATCGCGGTCGCCCACGGCCAGATGAACGAGCACCAGCTCGAGAAGATCATGGTGGGCTTCTGGGAGCGCGAGTACGACGTGCTCGTCTCCACCACGATCGTCGAGTCCGGCCTCGACGTGCCCAACGCCAACACCCTCATCGTGGACCGGGCCGACAACTACGGCCTGAGCCAGCTCCACCAGCTCCGCGGCCGGGTGGGCCGGGGCCGCGAGCGCGGCTACGCCTACTTCCTCTACCCGCCGGAGAAGCCGCTCACCGAGACCGCCCACGAGCGCCTGGCCACCATCTCCCAGCACACCGAGATGGGCGCCGGCATGTACGTCGCGATGAAGGACCTGGAGATCCGCGGCGCCGGCAACGTGCTCGGCGCCGAGCAGTCCGGCTTCATCGCGGGCGTCGGCTTCGACCTGTACGTGCGCCTCATGTCCGAGGCCGTGCAGGAGCAGAAGGCCAAGCTCGACGGCGGCGAGGAGCGCGAGGAGACGCCCGACGTCAAGGTCGAGCTGCCGATCAACGCCCACATCCCGCACGACTACGTCACCTCCGAGCGGCTGCGGCTGGAGGCGTACAAGCGGATGGCCGCGATCGCCGAGGAGAGCGACATCACCGAGGTGCGCGAGGAGCTGACCGACCGCTACGGCAAGCCGCCCGTCGAGGTGGACAACCTGCTGGAGGTCGCCAGGTTCCGCATCAAGGCCCGCAAGGCCGGCCTGACGGACGTCACGCTGCAGGGCCAGAACATCAAGTTCGGCCCGGCCAGGCTGCGCGAGTCGCAGCAGGTGCGCCTCGACCGGCTCTACAAGAAGGCCGTCTACAAGCACGCCGCGGAGACCCTGCTCGTGCCGATCCCGAAGACCAAGCCGCTCGGCGGGCAGCCGTTGCGCGACCTCGACCTGCTCAAATGGTGCGGAGACCTGGTCGAGGCGCTGTTCCTTGAGCCCGCACGGGTAAGCTAG
- a CDS encoding SurA N-terminal domain-containing protein gives MKSIRVAVAAAAAGLALTACSSPSHIGAAAVVGDQRITVSEVNADAEAYKAALKRNNLSEADLGGVPVSHVVLQRLLNVAITEQLLDRYKVQVSETEIDAAIKDPGQFQSAEINLLSQGVVPSDARDYGRAMVGLSKLQQQFGGESGNQRLAQEFNSVKPVINPRYGALNPQRTQENPGPFIDPGRFGKPAATPQQTAQG, from the coding sequence GTGAAGTCGATACGAGTGGCGGTGGCCGCCGCCGCGGCGGGCCTGGCCCTGACCGCCTGCTCTTCCCCCTCCCACATCGGGGCCGCTGCCGTGGTCGGCGACCAGCGCATCACGGTCAGCGAGGTCAATGCGGACGCGGAGGCGTACAAGGCGGCGCTCAAGAGGAACAACCTCAGCGAGGCGGACCTCGGCGGGGTGCCGGTCAGCCACGTCGTGCTGCAGCGCCTGCTCAACGTGGCCATCACCGAGCAGTTGCTCGACCGCTACAAGGTGCAGGTCAGCGAGACGGAGATCGACGCCGCGATCAAGGACCCCGGCCAGTTCCAGTCGGCCGAGATCAACCTGCTGTCGCAGGGCGTGGTGCCGTCCGACGCCCGCGACTACGGGCGGGCGATGGTCGGGCTGAGCAAGCTGCAGCAGCAGTTCGGCGGGGAGAGCGGCAACCAGCGGCTGGCCCAGGAGTTCAACTCCGTCAAGCCGGTGATCAACCCGCGTTACGGCGCGCTCAACCCGCAGCGCACGCAGGAGAACCCGGGGCCGTTCATCGACCCGGGCCGCTTCGGCAAGCCGGCGGCCACCCCGCAGCAGACGGCGCAGGGCTAG